The Candidatus Thorarchaeota archaeon genome includes a region encoding these proteins:
- a CDS encoding Lrp/AsnC ligand binding domain-containing protein, with protein MITSFVSMSVTPGSDEELITEFARDNIVSEAWLTTGEFDVLLILKADDQEEVNSYVNNSVRNMEDVIRVVVAFGIESITDTD; from the coding sequence TTGATAACATCTTTTGTCAGCATGTCAGTAACTCCCGGATCTGATGAAGAATTGATTACCGAATTCGCGAGGGATAATATCGTCTCGGAGGCATGGCTAACAACAGGGGAATTCGATGTCCTTCTTATTTTGAAAGCAGATGATCAAGAGGAAGTCAATAGCTACGTCAACAATTCCGTGAGGAATATGGAAGACGTAATCAGAGTGGTTGTAGCGTTCGGTATCGAATCGATAACTGATACTGACTAA